From one Streptomyces sp. R41 genomic stretch:
- a CDS encoding DUF3105 domain-containing protein has translation MGSAKNSSNASRKARIEEMRRAEQSRERRNRILTITASVVVVAGLVVGGVVLVKSQSDKKDTASDSKGSSGHFVTGADGVKTWKGTLARNHVTKTVTYPMEPPVGGDHNQVWMNCNGDVYTKAINNMNAVHSLEHGAVWVTYNSKASDADVKALAAKVKKTPYTLMSPVEDQKDPIMLSAWGKQRTVTAASDPNVDKFFAEFVQGKQTPEPGAACTNGLSQ, from the coding sequence ATGGGCTCCGCCAAGAACAGCAGCAACGCCTCGCGCAAGGCGCGCATAGAGGAGATGCGCCGCGCCGAGCAGTCCCGCGAGCGTCGCAACCGGATCCTCACGATCACCGCCAGCGTGGTCGTCGTCGCCGGTCTCGTCGTCGGCGGCGTCGTCCTCGTCAAGTCGCAGTCCGACAAGAAGGACACGGCGAGCGACTCGAAGGGGTCGTCGGGGCACTTCGTCACGGGCGCGGACGGTGTGAAGACCTGGAAGGGCACGCTGGCGCGCAACCACGTCACCAAGACCGTGACGTACCCGATGGAGCCCCCGGTCGGCGGTGACCACAACCAGGTGTGGATGAACTGCAACGGCGACGTCTACACCAAGGCGATCAACAACATGAACGCCGTGCACTCCCTGGAGCACGGCGCGGTCTGGGTGACGTACAACAGCAAGGCCTCCGACGCCGACGTGAAGGCGCTCGCGGCGAAGGTCAAGAAGACCCCGTACACGCTGATGAGCCCCGTCGAGGACCAGAAGGACCCGATCATGCTCAGCGCCTGGGGCAAGCAGCGCACGGTGACGGCCGCGAGCGACCCGAACGTCGACAAGTTCTTCGCGGAGTTCGTGCAGGGCAAGCAGACGCCCGAGCCGGGCGCCGCATGCACCAACGGTCTGTCCCAGTGA
- a CDS encoding DUF305 domain-containing protein — protein sequence MHQRSVPVRHVGWIAGAAAAVLVAAGAITYAVADGDDSGTKAPTADSADAGFARDMAVHHQQAVEMSYIVRDRTKDVEVRRLAYDIAQTQANQRGMLLGWLDLWELPKVSSDAPMTWMGMGDMASGKDGALMPGMATNTEMKKLNTLSGKQAEIFYLQLMTDHHEGGIHMAEGCVAKCQVGVEKKLAQGMVDAQQSEIKLMADMLKERGAKARD from the coding sequence ATGCACCAACGGTCTGTCCCAGTGAGGCACGTCGGGTGGATCGCGGGGGCCGCGGCGGCCGTGCTCGTCGCGGCCGGGGCGATCACCTATGCGGTCGCCGACGGTGACGACTCCGGGACGAAGGCGCCCACCGCCGACTCCGCCGACGCGGGCTTCGCCCGGGACATGGCGGTCCACCACCAGCAGGCCGTCGAGATGTCGTACATCGTGCGCGACCGCACCAAGGACGTCGAGGTACGGCGCCTCGCGTACGACATCGCGCAGACGCAGGCCAACCAGCGCGGCATGCTGCTCGGCTGGCTCGACCTGTGGGAGCTGCCGAAGGTGTCCTCGGACGCGCCGATGACCTGGATGGGCATGGGCGACATGGCCTCCGGCAAGGACGGCGCGCTGATGCCGGGCATGGCCACCAACACCGAGATGAAGAAGCTGAACACGCTGAGCGGCAAGCAGGCCGAGATCTTCTACCTGCAGTTGATGACCGACCATCACGAGGGCGGCATCCACATGGCCGAGGGCTGTGTCGCCAAGTGCCAGGTCGGCGTGGAGAAGAAGCTCGCGCAGGGCATGGTCGACGCACAGCAGTCGGAGATCAAGCTGATGGCGGACATGCTGAAGGAGCGGGGAGCGAAGGCTCGCGACTAG
- a CDS encoding sigma factor-like helix-turn-helix DNA-binding protein — protein sequence MKQLEFEEFYRCGRDVCLRAVLAAVGDRQLAEDLVAEAFARAWAAWPRVRRHPAPRAWIVRTALNTRISWWRRRRYEVALGDHDGRDAGAAHAAESGGPGLDPALLAVLRQLPLRQREVIALRVFLDLDTATTAKTLGIAPGTVTAHLSRAVGTLRGHLVTLNTPEAGS from the coding sequence GTGAAGCAGCTGGAGTTCGAAGAGTTCTACCGGTGCGGCCGGGACGTCTGCCTGCGGGCGGTCCTCGCCGCGGTGGGCGACCGGCAGCTGGCCGAGGACCTCGTGGCCGAGGCGTTCGCCCGGGCCTGGGCGGCCTGGCCGCGGGTGCGGCGGCATCCCGCCCCGCGCGCCTGGATCGTACGGACGGCGCTCAACACCCGGATCTCGTGGTGGCGTCGGCGTCGCTACGAGGTCGCGCTGGGCGACCACGACGGCCGGGACGCCGGGGCGGCCCATGCCGCTGAGTCCGGCGGGCCCGGTCTCGACCCCGCGCTGCTGGCCGTGCTGCGTCAACTGCCCCTGCGGCAGCGGGAGGTGATCGCCCTGCGGGTCTTCCTCGACCTCGACACCGCGACCACGGCGAAGACGCTCGGGATCGCCCCGGGAACCGTCACCGCCCATCTCTCGCGGGCCGTCGGGACGTTGCGCGGCCACCTTGTCACCCTCAACACCCCGGAGGCGGGATCGTGA
- a CDS encoding protease pro-enzyme activation domain-containing protein, with protein MAATLPLLAGALALGIPAAHAADGPSRDTLTGTKPAWATAKADKGATSDSSQVSARVYLAGRDASGLAAYAKAVSDPHSASYGKYLSAKKTQARFGATKAQVAAVTSWLKSAGLKVTGTTQHYISVTGDVAAAEKAFGTQLHNYTKGNKTYRAPSKTASAPAALNGAVLTVTGLDNAPHKATHSDQLPPPDAVFKNSGPFSSYYGSNIASTLPDAYGSKIPYAVKGYTGKQLRAAYGAGTRTGKGVRVAITDAYASPTIAFDAQTYAGKHGDAAYTSGQLRQVLPKNYTKTKECGAAGWYGEETLDVEAVHAVAPGASITYVGAASCYDDDLLDSLSKIVDGHLADIVSNSWGDIEANQTPDLAAAYDQVFQFGAVEGIGFYFSSGDNGDEVANTGTKQVDTPANSAWVTAVGGTSLAVGKDDKYLFETGWGTEKAVLSDDGKSWTNFPGAFTSGAGGGTSKTVAEPFYQKGVVPNALATANSAAGNRVVPDISAIADPNTGFKVGQTQTFPDGTEQYSEYRIGGTSLAAPVIAAVQALAQEARGGKAIGFANPAIYAKYGSKAYHDVTDNPTGSGLAVARVDFANGYDAADGVITSVRSLGKDSSLQAVKGYDDVTGVGSPAPGYVDSYGRH; from the coding sequence ATGGCAGCGACACTGCCCCTGCTCGCCGGCGCGCTGGCGCTCGGCATACCCGCGGCCCACGCCGCGGACGGCCCGAGCCGGGACACCCTTACGGGCACCAAGCCCGCGTGGGCCACGGCCAAGGCCGACAAGGGCGCCACGTCCGACAGCTCCCAGGTCTCCGCCCGGGTCTACCTCGCCGGCCGGGACGCCTCCGGTCTGGCGGCGTACGCCAAGGCCGTGTCCGACCCGCACTCGGCGTCGTACGGCAAGTACTTGAGTGCCAAGAAGACGCAAGCGCGCTTCGGCGCCACGAAGGCTCAGGTCGCCGCGGTGACCTCGTGGCTGAAGTCGGCCGGCCTGAAGGTCACCGGCACCACGCAGCACTACATCTCCGTGACCGGTGATGTCGCCGCCGCCGAGAAGGCGTTCGGCACCCAGCTGCACAACTACACCAAGGGCAACAAGACCTACCGGGCGCCGTCGAAGACGGCCTCCGCGCCGGCCGCCCTGAACGGCGCCGTCCTGACCGTCACCGGTCTGGACAACGCCCCGCACAAGGCGACGCACAGCGACCAGCTGCCGCCTCCGGACGCGGTGTTCAAGAACTCCGGGCCGTTCTCCTCGTACTACGGCTCGAACATCGCGAGCACCCTGCCGGACGCCTACGGCTCGAAGATCCCGTACGCGGTCAAGGGCTACACGGGCAAGCAGCTGCGCGCCGCGTACGGCGCGGGCACGCGCACCGGCAAGGGTGTACGGGTCGCCATCACCGACGCGTACGCCTCGCCGACCATCGCCTTCGACGCGCAGACCTACGCGGGCAAGCACGGTGACGCGGCGTACACCAGCGGCCAGTTGCGCCAGGTGCTGCCGAAGAACTACACGAAGACCAAGGAGTGCGGGGCGGCCGGCTGGTACGGCGAGGAGACCCTCGACGTCGAGGCCGTGCACGCGGTCGCGCCGGGCGCGAGCATCACCTACGTGGGTGCCGCCTCCTGCTACGACGACGATCTGCTCGACTCGCTCAGCAAGATCGTCGACGGGCATCTGGCCGACATCGTCTCCAACTCGTGGGGCGACATCGAGGCCAACCAGACGCCGGATCTCGCGGCCGCCTACGACCAGGTCTTCCAGTTCGGCGCGGTCGAGGGCATCGGCTTCTACTTCTCCTCCGGCGACAACGGCGACGAGGTCGCCAACACCGGTACGAAGCAGGTCGACACCCCGGCCAACTCGGCGTGGGTGACGGCGGTCGGCGGTACGTCGCTGGCGGTCGGCAAGGACGACAAGTACCTGTTCGAGACCGGCTGGGGCACCGAGAAGGCCGTGCTGTCCGACGACGGCAAGAGCTGGACGAACTTCCCCGGCGCGTTCACCTCGGGTGCGGGCGGTGGCACCAGCAAGACGGTCGCCGAGCCCTTCTACCAGAAGGGCGTCGTCCCGAACGCGCTCGCCACGGCCAACAGCGCCGCCGGCAACCGGGTCGTCCCGGACATCTCCGCGATCGCCGACCCGAACACCGGTTTCAAGGTCGGCCAGACGCAGACCTTCCCGGACGGGACGGAGCAGTACAGCGAGTACCGGATCGGCGGCACCTCGCTCGCCGCGCCGGTGATCGCGGCCGTCCAGGCTCTGGCCCAGGAGGCGCGCGGCGGCAAGGCGATCGGCTTCGCCAACCCCGCCATCTACGCCAAGTACGGCTCGAAGGCGTACCACGACGTCACGGACAACCCCACGGGGTCCGGGCTCGCCGTGGCGCGTGTCGACTTCGCGAACGGCTACGACGCGGCTGACGGTGTCATCACCTCCGTCCGCAGCCTCGGCAAGGACAGCTCCCTGCAGGCCGTGAAGGGCTACGACGACGTCACCGGCGTGGGCTCCCCCGCCCCGGGCTACGTCGACTCGTACGGCCGTCACTGA
- a CDS encoding NAD+ synthase yields MPQLRLALNQIDSTVGDLAGNAEAILRWTRHSAEQGAHLVAFPEMVLTGYPVEDLALRPSFVEASRAALRSLAARLADEGFGELPVIVGYLDRSETAQPKYGQPAGAPQNAAAVLYGGRVALTFAKHHLPNYGVFDEFRYFVPGDTMPVVRVHGVDVALAICEDLWQDGGRVPAARSAGAGLLLSINASPYERDKDDTRLELVRKRAQEAGCTTAYLAMIGGQDELVFDGDSIVVDRDGEVVARAPQFAEGCVVLDLDLPAGAAEPVTGVVDDGLRIERLVLSEEPLPAYEAELAGGYAERLDDDEEVYSALVVGLRAYAAKNGFRSVLIGLSGGIDSALVAAIACDALGAQNVYGVSMPSKYSSDHSKGDAAELARRTGLNFRTVPIEPMFDAYMSSLGLTGLAEENLQSRLRGTMLMAISNQEGHIVLAPGNKSELAVGYSTLYGDSVGAYGPIKDVYKTSIFRLAEWRNRAAVERGQTPPIPENSIVKPPSAELRPDQVDTDSLPDYPVLDAILERYVDRDEGADSIVAAGFERGLVVKTLRMVDTAEYKRRQYPPGTKISAKGFGKDRRLPITNRWREHA; encoded by the coding sequence GTGCCTCAACTACGCCTCGCCCTGAATCAGATCGACTCGACCGTCGGCGATCTCGCCGGCAACGCCGAGGCGATCCTCCGTTGGACCCGGCACTCCGCCGAGCAGGGAGCGCATCTGGTGGCGTTCCCCGAGATGGTGCTAACCGGGTATCCCGTGGAGGACCTCGCCCTGCGGCCGTCCTTCGTCGAGGCCTCCCGCGCGGCGCTGCGCTCGCTGGCCGCCCGGCTCGCCGACGAGGGCTTCGGGGAGCTGCCGGTGATCGTCGGCTACCTCGACCGGTCCGAGACCGCGCAGCCGAAGTACGGGCAGCCGGCCGGCGCCCCGCAGAACGCCGCCGCGGTGCTGTACGGAGGCCGGGTGGCGCTGACCTTCGCCAAGCACCACCTCCCCAACTACGGCGTGTTCGACGAGTTCCGGTACTTCGTGCCCGGCGACACCATGCCGGTCGTGCGGGTGCACGGGGTCGATGTCGCCCTCGCCATCTGCGAGGACCTCTGGCAGGACGGCGGGCGCGTACCGGCCGCCCGTTCCGCCGGGGCCGGGCTGCTGCTGTCCATCAACGCCTCTCCGTACGAGCGCGACAAGGACGACACCCGCCTCGAACTGGTCCGGAAGCGGGCCCAGGAGGCCGGGTGCACCACCGCCTACCTCGCCATGATCGGCGGGCAGGACGAGCTGGTCTTCGACGGGGACTCGATCGTGGTCGACCGGGACGGTGAAGTCGTCGCGCGGGCGCCGCAGTTCGCCGAGGGGTGCGTCGTACTGGACCTGGATCTGCCGGCCGGGGCCGCCGAGCCCGTGACGGGTGTCGTCGACGACGGGCTGCGGATCGAGCGGCTCGTGCTCTCCGAGGAGCCTCTGCCCGCCTACGAGGCGGAGCTCGCCGGGGGGTACGCGGAGCGGCTCGACGACGACGAGGAGGTCTACTCGGCCTTGGTGGTCGGCCTGCGGGCGTACGCGGCGAAGAACGGGTTCCGGTCGGTGCTGATCGGGCTGTCGGGCGGTATCGACTCGGCGTTGGTGGCCGCCATCGCGTGTGACGCGCTCGGCGCGCAGAACGTGTACGGCGTCTCAATGCCGTCGAAGTACTCGTCCGACCACTCCAAGGGGGACGCGGCGGAGCTGGCGCGGCGGACCGGGCTGAACTTCCGGACCGTGCCGATCGAGCCGATGTTCGACGCCTATATGTCGTCACTGGGGCTGACGGGGCTGGCCGAGGAGAACCTTCAGTCCCGGCTGCGGGGCACGATGCTGATGGCCATCTCCAACCAGGAGGGGCACATCGTGCTGGCGCCCGGCAACAAGTCGGAGCTTGCCGTGGGGTACTCGACGCTCTACGGCGATTCGGTGGGGGCGTACGGGCCCATCAAGGACGTGTACAAGACGTCGATCTTCCGGCTGGCGGAGTGGCGGAACCGGGCGGCGGTGGAGCGGGGGCAGACGCCGCCGATCCCGGAGAACTCGATCGTCAAGCCGCCGAGTGCGGAGCTGCGGCCCGATCAGGTCGACACGGACTCGCTCCCGGACTATCCCGTCCTGGACGCGATCCTCGAACGGTACGTCGACCGGGACGAGGGGGCGGATTCCATTGTCGCCGCCGGGTTCGAGCGGGGGCTCGTGGTGAAGACGCTTCGTATGGTCGACACGGCGGAGTACAAGCGGCGGCAGTACCCGCCGGGTACCAAGATCTCCGCGAAGGGCTTCGGCAAGGACCGGCGCCTTCCGATCACCAACCGCTGGCGCGAACACGCGTAG
- a CDS encoding multicopper oxidase family protein codes for MRTTAMRTTEPRTPTRRTVLGAAVAVAGTGILSACSGAGHTGHGGSGSTGGPKGYVDPAGREVAAAEEQRGSGGPVRKVRLTAAETALDLGGRTVKSWAYGGDLPGEAVRVTAGDTLALTLANHLPEATSLHWHGIALRNDMDGVPDLTQRAIKPGADFTYRFAVPHAGTYWFHPHAGTQQDRGLYAPLIVEDPKEPLSYDKEWVVVLDDWVDGVDGSTPDAVLKQLSGGMGMDMGDDGGMDHSGHDMSNMSMRVQESPSAGPSRMLMGSESELLGGDAGDVAYPYYLVNGRTATAPSVFRARPGDRVRIRIINAGGDTAFRVALGGHEMTVTHTDGFPVRHAKTDALLLGMGERYDVLVTVKDGVFPLTALAEGKKASAHALLRTGGGTAPDASVRPKELDGRLLTADKLRADASVALAEKEPDRTVKLQLTGGMEKYDWAFDKKPYRAGADQRHPVRAGERVRLVFSNSTSMWHPVHLHGHTFGLANVAGGPRKDTAIVLPNGTLTVDFDADNPGLWMIHCHNVYHSEAGMMTVLGYRS; via the coding sequence ATGCGCACCACAGCCATGCGCACCACAGAGCCGCGCACTCCCACTCGCCGCACCGTCCTCGGCGCGGCGGTCGCCGTCGCCGGGACGGGCATTCTGTCCGCCTGCTCGGGGGCCGGTCACACGGGCCACGGGGGAAGCGGGTCCACCGGCGGCCCGAAGGGTTACGTCGACCCAGCGGGTCGCGAAGTCGCCGCCGCCGAGGAGCAGCGGGGCTCTGGCGGCCCCGTCCGGAAGGTGCGGCTCACCGCCGCCGAGACCGCCCTCGACCTCGGCGGTCGTACGGTCAAGTCCTGGGCGTACGGCGGCGACCTGCCCGGCGAGGCGGTCCGCGTCACCGCGGGGGACACCCTCGCCCTCACGCTCGCCAACCATCTCCCGGAGGCCACGTCCCTGCACTGGCACGGGATCGCCCTGCGCAACGACATGGACGGTGTACCCGACCTCACCCAGCGGGCCATCAAGCCGGGAGCGGACTTCACCTACCGCTTCGCCGTGCCGCACGCGGGGACGTACTGGTTCCACCCGCACGCGGGCACTCAGCAGGACCGCGGTCTGTACGCCCCGCTGATCGTGGAGGACCCCAAGGAGCCCCTGTCGTACGACAAGGAGTGGGTGGTCGTCCTCGACGACTGGGTCGACGGGGTGGACGGGTCCACCCCTGACGCCGTGCTCAAGCAGCTGAGCGGCGGCATGGGCATGGACATGGGTGACGACGGGGGCATGGATCACTCCGGGCATGACATGTCCAACATGTCCATGCGGGTTCAGGAGTCGCCCTCGGCCGGTCCCTCCCGGATGCTGATGGGCTCCGAGAGCGAACTGCTGGGCGGCGACGCCGGTGATGTCGCGTATCCGTACTACCTGGTCAATGGGCGTACGGCGACGGCGCCTTCGGTCTTCCGGGCACGCCCCGGGGACCGCGTCCGGATCCGGATCATCAACGCGGGCGGCGACACCGCCTTCCGCGTGGCCCTCGGCGGGCACGAGATGACGGTGACGCACACGGACGGCTTTCCGGTGCGGCACGCGAAGACGGACGCGCTGCTGCTCGGCATGGGCGAGCGGTACGACGTCCTCGTCACCGTCAAGGACGGCGTCTTCCCGCTGACCGCGCTGGCCGAGGGCAAGAAGGCGTCGGCGCACGCGCTGCTGCGGACGGGCGGAGGGACGGCGCCCGACGCCTCCGTACGGCCGAAGGAGCTCGACGGGCGGCTGCTGACCGCGGACAAGCTGCGGGCCGACGCGTCGGTGGCGCTGGCCGAGAAGGAGCCGGACCGCACGGTGAAGCTGCAGCTCACGGGTGGGATGGAGAAGTACGACTGGGCCTTCGACAAGAAGCCCTACCGTGCCGGGGCGGATCAGCGGCATCCCGTCCGGGCGGGGGAGCGGGTGCGGCTCGTGTTCTCCAACTCCACGAGCATGTGGCACCCCGTCCATCTGCACGGGCACACCTTCGGCCTGGCCAACGTGGCGGGCGGCCCGCGCAAGGACACCGCGATCGTGCTGCCGAACGGGACGCTGACGGTGGACTTCGACGCCGACAATCCAGGGCTGTGGATGATCCACTGCCACAACGTGTACCACTCGGAGGCGGGGATGATGACCGTGCTCGGTTACCGGAGCTGA
- a CDS encoding DUF6153 family protein, translating into MVTRSRAREVLLFAALLLGIVTMHTLGHPSGHGSDRSSGYSSHEGSGHSSYAMAQAMSSTPGHAQEHTTGASMNADMPPMNGMDPLSVCLAVLGGATLVLLLAAALGTPCASGATPPTRARLLQALWPNPPPQITLLSRLSVLRI; encoded by the coding sequence ATGGTGACGAGGAGCCGGGCGCGTGAGGTGTTGCTGTTTGCCGCGCTGCTCCTCGGGATCGTGACGATGCACACGCTGGGGCATCCGTCCGGGCACGGCTCGGACCGGAGCTCCGGGTACTCCTCCCACGAGGGCTCCGGGCACTCCTCGTACGCCATGGCGCAGGCCATGTCCTCCACGCCGGGCCACGCGCAGGAGCACACGACGGGCGCGTCGATGAACGCCGACATGCCACCCATGAACGGCATGGACCCACTGTCCGTCTGCCTCGCCGTACTCGGCGGCGCCACCCTCGTCCTGCTGCTCGCGGCGGCGCTGGGCACCCCGTGCGCGAGCGGCGCCACGCCGCCCACGCGCGCACGGCTGCTGCAGGCCCTGTGGCCCAACCCGCCCCCGCAAATAACCCTTCTCTCTCGTCTGTCGGTGCTGCGCATTTAG
- a CDS encoding MFS transporter: MPLALLALAVGAFGIGTTEFVMMGLLPDVANDLRISIPAAGHLVSAYALGVVIGAPLLAAATARMSRRKVLIALMGLFVAGNALSAFAPDYHWLLAARFLSGLPHGAFFGVGAVVATNLVAPERKARSVSLMFLGLTVANIAGVPVATLMGQHLGWRATFLGVSAIGVAAIASLALLIPRDHTHAPAGGLRGELAALRSLPVWLALGTTVAGFGALFSAYSYITPMLTESAGYADGSVTLLLALFGVGATAGNLVGGRLADHSLRGTLFGGLVSLVAVLALFPVLMAAQWSAAVAVTLLGMAAFITGSPLQLMVMEKASAAPSLASSANQAAFNLANAGGAWIGGLALAAGFGATSPAVAGAGLAVLGLAVAGAAYSVDRRRAGGVAGGSGRLVAAHVPPHAERVDH; the protein is encoded by the coding sequence ATGCCCCTGGCCCTGCTCGCCCTCGCCGTGGGCGCCTTCGGCATCGGCACCACCGAGTTCGTGATGATGGGCCTGCTGCCCGACGTCGCGAACGACCTGCGCATATCCATCCCCGCCGCGGGCCACCTGGTCTCGGCCTACGCCCTGGGCGTCGTGATCGGCGCCCCGCTGCTCGCCGCCGCCACCGCCCGCATGTCGCGCCGCAAGGTCCTGATCGCCCTGATGGGCCTCTTCGTGGCGGGCAACGCGCTCTCCGCCTTCGCCCCCGACTACCACTGGCTGCTGGCCGCCCGGTTCCTCAGCGGGCTGCCGCACGGCGCGTTCTTCGGCGTCGGCGCCGTCGTCGCCACGAACCTCGTCGCCCCCGAGCGCAAGGCGCGCTCCGTCTCGCTGATGTTCCTCGGCCTGACGGTCGCGAACATCGCCGGTGTGCCGGTCGCGACGCTCATGGGCCAGCACCTGGGCTGGCGTGCCACGTTCCTGGGTGTGAGCGCGATCGGCGTGGCCGCCATCGCCTCGCTCGCGCTCCTGATCCCGCGTGATCACACACATGCCCCCGCCGGGGGCCTGCGCGGCGAACTCGCCGCCCTGCGCTCCCTCCCGGTCTGGCTGGCCCTGGGTACGACCGTGGCGGGCTTCGGCGCGCTCTTCTCCGCGTACAGCTACATCACGCCGATGCTCACGGAGTCGGCCGGGTACGCCGACGGCAGCGTGACGTTGCTGCTGGCCCTCTTCGGCGTCGGTGCGACCGCGGGCAACCTGGTGGGCGGGCGCCTCGCGGACCACTCCCTGCGCGGCACCCTCTTCGGTGGCCTGGTGTCCCTTGTGGCGGTCCTCGCGCTCTTCCCCGTCCTCATGGCCGCCCAGTGGAGCGCGGCCGTCGCGGTCACCCTTCTCGGCATGGCCGCCTTCATCACCGGCTCGCCGCTCCAGCTGATGGTCATGGAGAAGGCCTCCGCCGCGCCGTCCCTCGCGTCCTCCGCCAACCAGGCGGCGTTCAACCTCGCGAACGCCGGTGGTGCGTGGATCGGGGGGCTCGCTCTGGCCGCGGGCTTCGGGGCGACGTCTCCGGCGGTCGCGGGGGCGGGGCTTGCGGTGCTCGGCCTTGCGGTGGCCGGTGCCGCGTACAGCGTCGACCGGCGTCGGGCCGGTGGCGTTGCGGGCGGCTCGGGGCGGCTTGTTGCCGCGCACGTTCCGCCGCATGCGGAGCGGGTGGATCACTGA
- a CDS encoding endonuclease/exonuclease/phosphatase family protein has translation MAQAYMTETGSGGQEPDRRGSRLRRLLDGWRGDRGIWRRGLILAALAVILALVMLLHAQIPNTIGNLGSLTETFLPWLGLFVPILVILAFVRKSVSALIAVLLPAIVWLNLFGGLLTDKTGSGGDLTVATHNVNAENPDPSGTARDVAASGADVLALEELTASAVPVYEKALASTYKYHSVQGTVGLWSKYPLTGAQPVDIKLGWTRAMRATVTTPAGQVAFYVAHLPSVRVKLEAGFTARQRDKSADALGEAIAGESLKKVVLLGDLNGTMNDRALNAVTAQMRSTQGAAGSGFGFSWPASFPMARIDQIMVKGIEPETSWTLPETGSDHLPIAARVKVDATAS, from the coding sequence ATGGCGCAGGCGTATATGACGGAGACGGGCAGCGGCGGCCAGGAGCCGGACCGCAGAGGGTCCCGGCTTCGGCGCCTGCTCGACGGCTGGCGCGGTGACCGCGGCATCTGGCGCCGCGGCCTGATCCTCGCCGCGCTCGCGGTGATCCTCGCCCTGGTGATGCTGCTGCACGCGCAGATCCCGAACACCATCGGCAACCTCGGCAGCCTCACCGAGACGTTCCTGCCCTGGCTGGGCCTGTTCGTCCCGATCCTGGTGATCCTCGCCTTCGTACGGAAGTCTGTGAGCGCCCTGATCGCGGTGCTGCTGCCCGCGATCGTCTGGCTGAACCTCTTCGGCGGGCTGCTCACCGACAAGACCGGCAGCGGCGGCGACCTCACCGTCGCCACGCACAACGTCAACGCCGAGAACCCGGACCCGTCGGGCACCGCCCGCGACGTGGCCGCGTCCGGCGCCGACGTGCTGGCCCTGGAGGAGCTGACGGCCTCGGCGGTTCCGGTGTACGAGAAGGCGCTCGCGTCGACGTACAAGTACCACTCGGTGCAGGGCACCGTCGGACTGTGGAGCAAGTACCCGCTGACCGGCGCCCAGCCCGTGGACATCAAGCTGGGCTGGACGCGCGCGATGCGGGCGACGGTGACGACGCCGGCCGGGCAGGTCGCCTTCTACGTCGCCCACCTGCCCTCGGTGCGGGTGAAGCTGGAGGCCGGGTTCACCGCCCGCCAGCGCGACAAGAGCGCCGACGCGCTGGGCGAGGCGATCGCCGGTGAGTCGCTGAAGAAGGTCGTCCTGCTCGGCGACCTCAACGGCACGATGAACGACCGCGCGCTGAACGCCGTCACCGCCCAGATGCGCTCCACCCAGGGCGCGGCGGGCAGCGGCTTCGGGTTCAGCTGGCCGGCGTCGTTCCCGATGGCCCGGATCGACCAGATCATGGTCAAGGGCATCGAGCCGGAGACCTCGTGGACCCTGCCCGAGACCGGCAGCGATCACCTTCCGATTGCGGCCCGCGTCAAGGTGGACGCAACCGCGTCTTAA
- a CDS encoding TetR/AcrR family transcriptional regulator, whose translation MSLAHSRAGHEGPARGRPRSEAVERSIIEGVMKLMEDGVPLGDLSIERIARTAGVGKATIYRRWSGKEELFVDVLRAAEPEDPELPGTSMRDDLIVLLESLRQRGLINRSSAMMHNVYAQMKSSPKLWNAYHATVVDPRRRLGYEVLRRGQENGELREDVDVELVNDIFVGPMLVRAVMRPESELPEDLAERIVDTLLEGLRPVEP comes from the coding sequence GTGAGCCTCGCGCACAGCCGAGCCGGGCATGAGGGGCCCGCCAGGGGGCGCCCCCGCAGCGAGGCCGTGGAGCGCTCGATCATCGAGGGCGTGATGAAGCTCATGGAGGACGGCGTACCGCTCGGGGACCTGTCCATCGAGCGCATCGCCCGCACGGCGGGTGTCGGCAAGGCGACCATCTACCGTCGCTGGAGCGGCAAGGAGGAGCTCTTCGTCGACGTACTGCGCGCCGCCGAGCCCGAAGACCCCGAACTCCCCGGCACCTCGATGCGCGACGACCTCATCGTCCTCCTGGAGTCACTGCGCCAACGCGGCCTCATCAACCGCTCGTCGGCGATGATGCACAACGTGTACGCCCAGATGAAGAGCAGCCCCAAACTCTGGAACGCGTACCACGCGACCGTCGTCGACCCGCGGCGCCGACTGGGCTACGAAGTCCTGCGCCGCGGACAGGAGAACGGCGAACTCCGCGAGGACGTCGACGTCGAACTGGTCAACGACATCTTCGTCGGCCCCATGCTCGTCCGCGCCGTCATGCGCCCGGAGAGCGAACTTCCCGAAGACCTCGCGGAGCGGATAGTCGACACGCTGCTGGAGGGGCTGCGGCCGGTCGAGCCGTAG